The following are encoded in a window of Panicum virgatum strain AP13 chromosome 5N, P.virgatum_v5, whole genome shotgun sequence genomic DNA:
- the LOC120672458 gene encoding autophagy-related protein 18f-like, with product MRDAAQAPSGGGGFFSARSLSNYMRIVSSGASTAASTLRSAGASLVNSIASHEEDGSRDQVQWAGFDKLECGGGMLRQVLLLAYKSGFQVWDVEHADDVRQLESRHDGAVSFIQLLKDPIFTIKSEDRFADARPLLALACEGTYTGSGNNHDTNVPIFDGINGAFHNIGSENLPTVIRFYSLRTHEYVHTLRFRSAVYSIRCSPRVVAVSQATQIHCFDAATMEREYTVLTSPTASQISGYGPLGLGPRWIAYSGIPVPVPGTGRVSPQLLSLSPFVPPPGSNGSVVAYYAKESSKQLAAGIVTLGDVGYKKISKYCADFIPNGNGIVKQRSSGYKANGATNGHLIDSEYAGTVIVRDIVSKLLIVQFRAHTSPISALCFDPSGTLLVTASVHGQNINVFRIIPPPHGTSEAGQIGTYVHLYKLQRGITNAVIKDISFSDDSEWIMISSSRGTSHLFSISPYSGSTRFRYSDNNSAENDYIVDSSSVNHTAHWSQKSAPSLSLSQKTLFISGPPLTLSVVSRIRNGSNLFKGAVHGAAAFATGASSPISGAIASTFHNCKGADHNSDGSSRMKYYLLVFSPSGSIIQYVLHLSAEQDSGFDFPAGPISYGSERETDTKFVIEALQKWDVCHKRNRRDGAESFAYSDFENGENNKLFQKVMKKGSSNYPFDCAAVERPKLGADENRNFFISQSELQTHVMQTPLWSRSRIHFQVMEGETLEADNLNITSGEVEVEKIQTHNIESRSKNLIPVFDSLHTSRFQQTRLNIPDNNRYGLLQRQKSGISEDGRLSRRSSCSSLDCMSEGPKSSDDGGFSKYVVDDSSAAVNNNPNVKLHAELVNNTGCLKSEAQLGFVHSKEDGEDEEQLPDL from the exons ATGCGGGACGCCGCGCAGGCTccaagcggcggcgggggcttcTTCTCCGCGCGCTCGCTCTCCAACTACATGCGGATCGTGTCGTCGGGGGCGTCCACGGCCGCCTCCACGCTGCGCTCCGCGGGGGCCTCGCTGGTGAACTCGATCGCCAGCCACGAGGAGGACGGGAGCCGTGACCAG GTACAATGGGCTGGCTTTGATAAACTCGAATGTGGGGGTGGGATGCTACGACAAGTCTTGTTATTAGCCTACAAATCTGGCTTCCAAGTATGGGATGTGGAACATGCTGATGATGTACGGCAGCTGGAATCCAGACACGACGGCGCTGTTTCTTTCATACAGCTTCTGAAGGATCCAATTTTCACAATAAAATCTGAAGACAGATTTGCAGATGCACGGCCATTGCTAGCTCTTGCTTGTGAAGGAACTTACACTGGAAGTGGAAACAACCATGACACTAATGTTCCTATTTTTGATGGAATAAATGGTGCTTTCCATAATATAGGCAGTGAGAATCTTCCTACTGTCATTCGATTTTATTCATTGAGGACCCATGAATATGTGCATACATTGAGATTCAGATCAGCTGTTTATTCAATAAGGTGCAGTCCAAGAGTTGTAGCTGTTTCACAGGCTACTCAG ATACATTGTTTTGATGCTGCGACAATGGAGAGAGAATACACTGTTCTCACCAGTCCTACAGCTTCACAAATTTCAGGTTATGGGCCACTTGGACTGGGCCCTAGATGGATTGCATACTCTGGAATTCCAGTTCCTGTTCCAGGTACAGGACGTGTTAGCCCTCAGCTTCTTAGTCTGTCTCCCTTTGTTCCACCCCCTGGTTCAAATGGTAGTGTGGTGGCATACTATGCAAAAGAGTCAAGCAAACAACTGGCTGCTGGCATTGTAACACTTGGTGATGTTGGATACAAGAAGATATCCAAGTATTGTGCAGATTTCATTCCGAATGGTAATGGTATCGTAAAGCAAAGGAGTTCTGgctacaaagcaaatggagcaACAAATGGGCACCTCATTGACAGTGAATATGCTGGAACG GTCATTGTTCGAGATATCGTCTCTAAGTTATTGATAGTTCAGTTCAGGGCGCACACTAGTCCCATTTCAGCACTTTGCTTTGATCCAAGTGGAACTTTGCTGGTGACAGCATCTGTTCATGGCCAAAACATCAATGTTTTCCGCATTATACCTCCTCCACATGGGACATCAGAAGCAGGTCAAATTGGAACCTATGTTCATCTGTACAAATTACAAAGAGGCATAACCAATGCG GTCATAAAAGACATCAGCTTCAGTGATGATAGTGAGTGGATAATGATTAGCTCTTCAAGAGGAACTAGTCATCTGTTTTCAATATCTCCATATAGTGGATCAACAAGATTCCGTTACAGTGATAACAACTCTGCAGAAAATGATTACATAGTGGATTCATCATCAGTTAATCATACTGCACATTGGTCCCAGAAGTCAGCGCCCTCTTTGAGTCTCAGTCAGAAGACACTTTTCATATCCGGACCTCCTCTCACATTATCTGTTGTTAGTAGGATAAGAAATGGGAGCAACTTGTTTAAGGGTGCTGTCCATGGTGCTGCAGCGTTTGCAACTGGTGCTTCCAGTCCAATTTCTGGTGCTATCGCTTCAACATTTCACAATTGCAAGGGTGCTGACCATAATTCAGATGGCAGTTCACGCATGAAGTATTATTTACTAGTATTTTCTCCATCAGGAAGCATCATACAGTATGTTCTCCATCTCTCAGCTGAACAAGATTCTGGATTTGATTTCCCCGCAGGCCCCATTTCTTATGGATCAGAAAGAGAAACTGATACAAAATTTGTTATTGAAGCTCTTCAGAAGTGGGATGTTTGTCAtaaaagaaatagaagagacGGTGCTGAGAGTTTTGCATATAGTGATTTTGAGAATGGAGAAAATAATAAGCTTTTCCAGAAAGTTATGAAGAAAGGAAGTAGTAACTATCCATTTGATTGTGCTGCTGTTGAAAGACCAAAGCTTGGTGCTGATGAAAATCGTAATTTCTTTATTTCTCAGAGTGAGTTGCAGACTCATGTTATGCAAACTCCACTTTGGTCTAGATCTAGG ATACACTTTCAAGTTATGGAGGGTGAAACTTTAGAAGCAGACAATCTCAATATAACTTCAGGGGAAGTTGAAGTCGAAAAAATTCAGACCCATAACATAGAATCAAGGTCAAAGAATCTCATACCAGTCTTTGACTCCCTTCATACATCAaggtttcagcagacaag GTTGAACATTCCTGATAACAACAGGTATGGACTGCTTCAGCGACAGAAGTCTGGGATTTCAGAAGATGGTAGACTCTCTCGCAGAAGCAGTTGTAGTTCTTTGGACTGCATGTCTGAAGGGCCCAAGAGCTCTGATGATGGTGGTTTCAGTAAATATGTAGTAGATGATAGCAGTGCTGCTGTAAATAACAATCCAAATGTTAAACTTCATGCCGAGCTTGTAAATAATACGGGGTGCCTCAAGTCAGAGGCCCAGCTCGGATTTGTACATAGCAAAGAGGATGGTGAAGATGAAGAGCAACTCCCAGACTTGTGA
- the LOC120671874 gene encoding uclacyanin 1-like — MPSAAANMAEIRALACVAVALSSLIHAVTAADYVVGNPGGGWDGRTDYKSWAEAQTFAPGDTLTFNYSSYHNVLEVTKDAFEACTTANPISFDNSGSTTVVLTMPGTRYFICGAPGHCLGGMKMEVKIADRPAPATPSSPPPLPPPPPSVARDATRQPAPAPTPWAPAPAPADAPPRHAGHKKQHRKKRAYCAPGTLVAPARPPTVQAVESLFPFAEVAPMSSSTPPPPAATSSGGPGSPRAAWGRKAAAALAAFGGFVLLAL; from the exons ATGCCCTCTGCGGCGGCGAACATGGCGGAGATCAGGGCACTGGCATGCGTCGCGGTGGCGCTGTCGTCGCTGATCCACGCCGTGACGGCCGCCGATTACGTCGTCGGCAACCCGGGCGGCGGGTGGGACGGGAGGACCGACTACAAGTCCTGGGCTGAAGCCCAAACGTTCGCCCCAGGAGACACCCTGA CCTTCAATTACAGCTCGTACCACAACGTCCTCGAGGTGACCAAGGACGCCTTCGAGGCGTGCACGACGGCCAACCCGATCTCCTTCGACAACAGCGGGAGCACCACCGTGGTGCTCACCATGCCGGGCACGCGCTACTTCATCTGCGGCGCGCCGGGGCACTGCCTGGGCGGCATGAAGATGGAGGTGAAGATCGCCGACCGCCCCGCGCCCGCCACGCCcagctcgccgccaccgctgccaccaccaccaccttcaGTGGCGCGCGACGCGACGAGGCAGCCTGCACCGGCGCCCACGCCGTGggctccagcgccggcgcccgcggatgcgccgcCGAGGCACGCGGGGCACAAGAAGCAACACAGGAAGAAGAGGGCGTACTGCGCGCCCGGAACCCTGGTTGCGCCGGCGCGGCCCCCCACGGTGCAGGCCGTGGAATCCCTTTTCCCGTTCGCGGAGGTTGCGCCGATGTCCTCTTcgaccccgccaccgccggcggcgacgtcgtcggGCGGGCCTGGCTCGCCGCGAGCAGCGTGGGGGCGcaaggccgccgcggcgctggcAGCTTTTGGCGGGTTCGTGCTCCTAGCCCTGTGA